The nucleotide window gcgcgaaccagggaccctctgcacacatcaacaacagtcacccacgaagcatcgttacccattgctccacaaaagccggggcccttgcagagcaaggggaaccactacttcaaggtctcagagcaagtgacgtcactaaGCTAgtcgtttcacatccgttacactcttatcacaccatactgtcacaccaTAGACTTTTGATACCAATAAAGGGTGAAAAGGCGCCACAAAATTGTGAAacacacaaaatatatatatattctaaaataatatatatatatatattttagaaaagTAATTTGTATTTTTGAAAATACAAATTACAGCTCTCAAATGTATCTTGTTAGAAAatacattggagtgtagttcagcccagtgcAATACAAATGACAAAATACTCAGAAGTAGTTGAAATACATATTCAAATACATGTAACATGAATACTGCCCATCTCTTGTTGGCATCAGGTTTCCTAGTGGAGTCCCTGAATCAGAGCTTCAGAATGTCTGGAATTAAttgtgtctacacacacacacacacgacatgaCCTAAAACCTTGAATTACCACCAGCATGATGACATCATCGTGGCAGCACTGAGCTTGAATAATTTGTGTTCAGACTGAGCCATGTGTGTGTAACATGCACATTATAGACCACCCCTCCCCCGACCACACACTCAGCCTCCACACAGAGTCTAATCCCCACATGCTGAAACGTAATGCAAAAATCGTTCATGAAAAAAAAATGGACCCGATAACTTTAACAGGATCGGGGGGAAAAAAGCGTCTGGCAACAGTCGATATTAAAACATGCAGAGGCAGACGAGCTTGGGGCCTTACTGAGAGGAATGAGACTgcagcagaggggagaggagagggagagctgccTACTGCAGCCTGCCTGccacacagagtcagagacagatgACTACTACTATTATCACATGTTATTTTCCCCCGCTCAGCTACCCGTTGATTTGTGTATGAAAACCGAGCGCTTTTCTTTTACTCCTGCATGCTTGCCCCCCTTCTGGGTTTCTGCTTTTCGAGTGATCAGCTGATGAAGAGGCTAGCAGCTCGCCGCTATGCTGGTTTGCTAATTCTCTCCCCTCCAGCTGCAGCCGCAGCCCATCCAGCTACAACCCATTCTGATCCACAGAGTCAGACTGCAGACTGCAGCCAGGTAAATATTTGTCCTTCCTTCTTTCATTGTCTTCCTTCATTCGCCCTTGCTTCCTCTATTTATTCTGAGGATAGGATTCAGCCAGGCTGCATTGCACAGACcggcacagagggagagagggagacaggagagagagagagcatgtgtgtgagtgtctgtctgtctgtgtaagtgTCTGCAGTGTCTGTGTGAGCGGGAGAGGaagtgagtgtgtaggtgtgagctGTAACAGATGAGGGGGTATCGTCTGCCAGtcgaggaggggaaggaagaggcAGGCTTGTTTGGTGATGATGGTACAAGcatagagcaacacacacacacacacacacacacacacacacacacacacacacacacacacacacacacacacacacacacacacacacacacacacacacacacacacacacacacacacacacacacacacacacacacacacacacacacacacacacacacacagggtgtttAGCTGTTTAATCCGTCTTTTAGGATTACTCTGTATCCCATTGCATTCCACTGTAGCCCTGTAGAGAAGGCTTTATAATGATAACCTTAAATGATAACCTGACCGATTGTCCGCATGATGTCTTTTGTTGTCCTTTTTACTGTTCTTTTTGAGCTTGATCATTCTCTTTTGTTCATGATTTTCTCGTtttcactgagtgtgtgtgtgtgtgtgtgtgtgtgtgtgtgtgtgtgtgtgtgtgtgtgtgtgtgtgtgtgtgtgtgtgtgtgtgtgtgtgtgtgtgtgcaagtgtttATTAGTGTACGTGTGTGGAAGTGCACATGCATATTCCACCGTTGGTAATGTCATACAGATCCTTCGTCATTGATGATGGTTATTAGGCCACTTTTGATATGGTCCCCcagggtgtgtttgtctgtgtttatggtgagagggagagattgacTGATCGTATATGCATTCATAAGCACAAATTACATATTTATTTAAATATACAGTTGCATGCACTTTCATCTTTGTTTCCTTGTAGATTTTCACATTCTAATACAATATAATATGACGTGGGTGTGCACTATTTTGGCTGCATTTCTGTATGGTTCATACATCAATATTCCGTTCAGATTGGAGTGCATTCCTCAGTCTCTGCTGAATGTGAACACATattcacaccctctctctctttctcgccccctttctttcttctctctctctctctctctctctctctctctctctctctctctctctctctctctctctctctccccatctccctctctctctctctctctctctctctctctctctctctctctctctctctctctctctctctctctctctctctctctctctctctccccccctctctctctccccccctctctctctctctccctccctccctccctccctccctccctccctccctccctccctccctccctcccccctccctccctccctccctccctccctccctccctccctccctccctccctccctccctccctccctccctccctccctccctctctccctccctctcctctctccctctccctctctcccctcccctctctctctcctctctctctctctctctctctctctctctctctctctctctctctctctctctctctctctctctctctatctccctctctctctctctctccccctgccagcCTGGACAAGTAATGCTGCATGCATACCTCTACTTTAATTGCCTTTGTGTAAAATACAGCTGTTGCTTACTGCAGACATTTGCAGCTATGAGAGATTAAAATAAGATAGACACCACCATGGTGAATCTCCACTGAGGATTTACCCCATTGTTTTGCCTCAGACTTTAGTGTTTCCAACTCCACGGCCTGGTTCCTGGTTCCTGGTTCCTGGTTCCTGGGCCATGGCCTCAGTGGACCTGCTTTGACTTGGGACCAAGGCAGCATTTACATAACAGCATTTACATAACAGCATTTACATAACATTGGCTAACTGCGAACATGGGTTTACACATTCCACAGTTAACATCTTCTCACTGACCtgtatttaacctttttttaggCACTAAAGTACTTCTATATATGcgtacattcatttttttaaacTGGTGCCAGACTGCCTTAAACCAAGTCTTGTGAGGCTTGTgggtgtcctagagcaaaacatgtATGTGTTCGTTTGAGTCCCACCTTTCCATggtggggtcatattagtgtatAGACCAAACTGttcagacgctacagacagaaaTGAGCATATTTCGGTAATGACTTGTAAGGGTCCTATCTTtccagaggggtcatattagttttgtaggccaaaccgttcagaGGCTGCAGACATTtccgtgagaagaccgatttttgggatgtctcctggtaTAATAAACACAGCAAATgcggaagaggaagaccacatgCAAAACAACATATCTCTAGTGTAAACAGATTGAGTTGTATGGGGATTTTTCAATTATGCTAATGTCATTTCTGTAGGGTGCAGACATCAACTCTTGGTTAATGAATAATTTAATAGTGAAATCAATAATCTATGCACATTTAGTTCATTCTTTGAAATAGTTTTTGGAAGAGGCTGTTGAATTGTTTTTCAAGGTCAAACTTTGATTGTCTAAATCGTTAAGTCATCAAACTGCTAGACTTTCTTCAGAGAGGAGATCAATTGAACAGCTATTTAAGAACCACTAAACTGTCAGGAGAGTAGCTGACAGGAGTTACAGGGATCAAATCACTGTCAAGAGCACAGTTGTTTCTTATCCCATCCCCAAACTTATTTCCAAATCCAAATGTGGTCCTATTGCATTTACATTTTATTGGGCCAATCTTCTCCTCTTGAATAAGAAGATAACTTGTACACAACCCTGATTAATGTGTGCAAATTCTCTCTCCACTCAAATATttgttaatgtactgtatattccgggcagcaggtagcctagaggtgggtggcaggtagcctagcgcttaagagcgttgggccaggaacCGGAAGGTTGATGGTTCAAATCCCTGTGCCGGCAATGTGGAGAAATCTGCTGTTCTGTCCTCGAGTAAGGCAATTAACCCCCAACAACAGCAACCCCCTGGGCACTGATGACATCAATCAAGGCTACACACTGCACCGGTTTGATTCAGTCGgcttgggttaaatgtggaataaCATTTCAgttaaatgcattcagttgtCCAACTttctaggtatcccctttcccacttCCGGCAGCTTGTGCATTCCTATATCCATCCTTTGTTTTCTGTGGTTCCCAGGAAGTGTAGATGTTCCTTAAGTAACAGCTAATTGAGatccaaataaacaaacaaatcccctcctcttcttttcttcctcctccttgacCTCCCCCCGTGTGGAGGAGAACGGGGCCTTGGAGGACATGGAGGAGGACATCAGCCTAAAGAAACGGAAAGGTGATCACCATGGCGACAAAGACTCTGAGTCCCGAGACTCCGGCCAGGAGGCTGGAGGTGAAAAGGTCAAGAAACGCCGAGGTCGACCTCCGGCAAAGAAACTGCCCCCCAACCCTCCCGAGCTCACCAAGCAGCTTAACACACTGGTGGACATGGTTATCAACTACAAAGACGGGTGAGATTACCAGGGAGAATTGGAGGAGCTGTGGTAATTATGTATTAATGGGTAATGCAATTATATCCACACAATATTAATTAACTACTTATTAGCGATGTGTAGATATGAAGGGCAATGGTGTTTGATGTCAGACCATGTAGGGAATGGTTAGACATTAATTACTTATATTTTGTGCCTCTATTTCAGTGTGAGCATTGTGTTGCAGAaatgatgagacagagaggaccagccCTGACTTCTAAAATAGCATGTTTTCTTTCAAATTCTTTAGTTGCACTTGATTAGACTTGCCTGGAACAATGGAACTACATCTGGCCAATCTGCCACTCCAGGGAGTCTCAATCAAACGCTCAAAGCAtttgaaataaaacaaatactattGTTGGTTGGTAACAGTGCCTGTGCATACTAATTCCAGGTTGGGCCGTCAGATCAGCAAAGGCTTTGTCCAGCTGCCTTCTAGGAAGGAGGTGCCAGAGTACTACGAGTTGATCCGCAAGCCTGTGGACTTCAGGAGGATCAGGGTAGGCTCTGCAGACCATCTACACTGCATCTATAGGCACAGCACCAACCCACCCAAATCTTCCCACATACCAATTCAGCTCAGCACCAACTCTCAGCCTTTCAGCCTACTGGTGGCTCACCACTAACCCACCAACTGATCTGCTCTTCCCCCAAATCTTCCCACATACCAACTGGACCAAGGCCTGTTAACGCAGTCATAGATGAAAGCGCTAACctttcatctgtctgtctgtccttccaCAACCCTGTGGTTGTCATTAACAAATTAATATACAGCATTTCCCAGCATCATCCGAGCAAACCTTTCTGTTGATGTTGACTTCAggtactatactgaacaaaaatataaatgcaacatgtaaagtgttggtcccatgtttcatgagctgatataaaatatcccaaaaatgttccatactcacaaaaagattatttctctcaaatttggtgcacaaatgtgtttatttcCTTATTAGTGAACAGTTCTCATTTTCCAAGATAATCAGACaggagtggcatatcaagaagctgattaaacagcacgatcactacaaaggtgcaccttgtgcttgggaaaataaaaggccactataaaatgtacacaatgccacagatgtctcaagttttgagagagcgtgcaattggcatgctaactgcaggaatgtccaccagagctgttgccagagaattgcatgttaatttctctaccataagctgcctccaacctcgttttagagaattttgtagtacgtccaaccggcctcactaCTGCAGACCAGTGTATAGagttgtgtgggcgagtggtttgctgatgtcaacgttgtaaacagagtgccccatggtggcggtggggttatggtatgtgcAGGAATAAGCTCCAgataatgaacacaattgcatgttATCAATGACAAATTGAATGcaagagataccatgacgagattctgaggcccgttgtcgtgccattcatccgccaccaatcatctcatgtttcagcatgataatgtacgGCCCCCATGTTGCAagtatctgtacacaattcctggaagctgaaaatggcctgcatactcaccagacatgtcactcactgagcatgtttgggacgctctggatcgacgtgtacgacaatATCCAGCAGCATCGCACAACCACTGAAGAAGAGAGGGACACCATTCCacaagccacaatcaacagccagatcaactccatgtgaaggagatgtgttgcgctgcatgatgcaaatggtggtcacaccagatactgactggttttcttatccacgcccctacctttaaAAATAAAAGGTATCTGTAACtaacatatgcatatctgtattcccagtcatatgaaatccgtagattatggcctaatgcatttatttcaattgactgatttccttatatgaacagtaacatctttgaaattgttgcatgttgcatttatatttttgttcagtataatgtgCATTGTATTTATGTGAGAGTACATGTTTTCTGTCCATGTGTGTTTTTTTGTAGGAGCGTGTGCGCAATCACAAGTACCGGAGTGTGGGAGATCTGGAGAAGGACATCATACTGCTGTGTCACAATGCCCAGACCTTCAACTTGGAGGGATCTCAGGTTTGCCTCATGGATGTGATCTAGGCCTGCTGGACTTCACACCACTGCCTACCGTTTCTACATGAAGTCCACATGCCATGATGCCCCCAGCTCTTGATTGTGAGAGGCTAATTCGGTGGCTAATTTGGTTCATGTTAtgttatatgtgtgtgtttgctttaGATATTTGAGGACTCAATCGTTCTCAAGTCTGTTTTTGAGAGTGCACGACAGAGGATCGTCATTGACGATGAGGAGAAAAAGGACAGCACTGCCATCTGTGACGATGGAGGTCGAGACAATCACTTTGGTTCATCAGAAGGTGAGAGACCCGGCCTTTGTGATCTCAAAATAAACTGTTTGAATGACACGTTCTTTTAAAACCCCAATAGTAAGATCAAGATGATGCAGTTCAGTTAACAATGAGAAGATCATTTTCACTTTTACACACCCAAATCATTGTGAGTCTTATCAAGCATTATAATTATTTAGATTTTTTGAATAGCTTGAAAGGATTTATTTTCTCaaagatcaatgacagaacaaacTATTATATGGTTGTCATTATAAAAAGGATATGCGATATGTTGTTCCTTTCTCAATCCTCTCTTTTCAGTGAAAACGGTGACAAAGCAGGTGAAACAGAGGATGAAGAAAGAAGAGCGGAGCAGAAAGATGAAGGTCAAGAAGACAGTCTACAGTGATGTAGACAGCGATGAGGATCTGGAGGACAATACAGCTAAAGATGAGGGTTGACCTGGAGGACCAATGCTCATTAATttatcctctttctttctctccgcTGTCACTGTTTTTGCAATGCAGCTTATTAGTTCTCACCTTGATAAAGATTTGTCTCATCTCAAGTCAAGAAGGCTACTCAAAGAAAGGAATTTACATACCTAATGATGTTGGTCCTCAAGTAATTCATGCAGCCTTAAACTTTCATGTCTCTTTACTATTATTTTGCCTTTTTGTTCTTTGGGATTTTATGGTGTTGCTCTCTTGGTCCTCATATTGAAGCTATTGTGTGTATCCTTAATGCTTAACCGGAGGTTATCTCCACCCTCTTTTTTCAttaattgtttttgtatttgaaaatattattactgtatgtgtgaaatGCCTTCATACGTCTTGGAGCATGATGATGTATTTCTGCTAAGACGGAGACCGCCCTCAGAGAGTGGCGCATGTTGATGACATCAATATATGTTGTGTTACAGGTGTGGGAGATGGCAGAAAATGGTTGGTCAGTTCTTCAATATGACTAGGATGGACACTACTGGATTGTTTCAAATCTCAAAATGTGTGGATTTAAAATGAAATATGATTCTGTAATAAAACTCCAAATGGGAGAATTGTATTTGAACAATATTGTGTGTTCTGAATGACCTGACCACCAACATTGATTTCATACTTAGTTAGCAGATGTAAACAGATAAAGTTGTACTGTTTCAGCTGTAAGTTTTATATTGTATACTCATGGGCTTCTTGTGCTATTTTTCATATTTTTCAGTTTGGTTTAGAGTGGCAACTGCCAAGTCCTAGGTGACAAACAAGGAGGAAATAGATCTTCCAGCAGGAGACTGTAGGGATTTGTGTTGAGGTattttgtgtttctctctcttggcAAGACTGAAAGTTGTCACCCTATTCCTATAAAGACGGTCGGTCCTTTTGGCAGAACATGTCAACAACCAATGGGGAGACCAATTCTGGCAAGAAGTACAAGTGGCTGCAGTAGCTGTACTAAGATCAATTCTGGCAAGAAGTACAAGTGGCTGCAGTAGCTGTACGAAGATCAATTCTGGCAAGAAGTACAAGTGGCTGCAGTAGCTGTACGAAGATCAATTCTGGCAAGAAGTACAAGTGGCTGCAGTAGCTGTACGAAGATCAATTCTGGCAAGAAGTTGATACAGTTCTTCTATACTAATCATGAGTTGTGTAAAAAAAAGCAATACATCAGTCAGTGTAGCCAGCAGAAACATATTCTATAGCCCACAGACTGATTATATGGATATTCTTGTATTGTTCAAAGTAACTGTCCACTGAAAATCTCCCTTTTAAAAGTTAATGGTTTGTTAAGTCAtgcccaaataatgttgttgactcctattggtggccaaagcataaattaGAGAAAAAAAACCACTTAAATGAGAGAAAACACACCTCAAACTTGTATCTTAAACAGACTGTGCTAAAAAATGCTTGCTTTTTCCTCGTAGAATATGGTCTCATACTCCTGAGGagaatgagctggccaatcagcggtctactcTCATGAATATTTTTTATGACCAGTATACACCCACACTATTCCAATGCAGAAAAGAAGCTTTTTAACATGTTTAATTACCGTtttttggaaggaaaactatttcactcacAAGTGACCGATCATTCTCTCCTGTGTAACAACATTTAAAATAGTGTTTTTTACAATAGATTAAAGTAGAGTCACAGAGCTACAGAATGGTAGCAAGGTATTTTCGCAGGATGGATTTCGTTGATGGGTTGAACATTTGTTTGAGATTAAGTTAAACCAatttacactgcatttgaggaacaatgggaaagtaattctgctttgaaagttgataaacttctaacctcacttttgagataatggcctttgaatgttttggtacctactggacagctcttctttgtctccacccattcagcatcgttcacaccttcttaagctttagccccacccgtCTCTAAAGGTTGATCCTAGCATTCtgtcctaacaacagcagtcaagcacccaagctaactggctggttAGCTTGCtcgctacttccagacacaaatgagagaacagctaactgaccattttactctccATAGCAGAGCTAGTTAGGCTGTTTTATGTTATCCACAGCGTTGGTGATTGCAACTGTGCTGCAACTGTAAATTCGTCACCTATTCTACGCTCTGGCACACGCAGATGAGAGTACTCTGAAATCGGAATAGATAGCCAGAGCTatcaacagttgtcgcagtgacattctattaaaatggtagctaggtaaacaatgagcCATCATCCCAACTCAATACGTTAcaaccctgcatgaatctgcaggtacagttgaagttggaagtttacatacagctgGGCCAAATagtttttcacaatccctgacatttaatcctagtaaaaattatcTGTCTTATGTtagtttggatcaccacttttttAAAAGAATGgtaaatgccagaataatagtagagagaaatatttatttcagcttttatttattttatcacattcccacacacacagtttacatacactcaattagtatttggtagcaattgcctttaaattgtttaacttgggtcaaatgttaggtagccttccacaagcttcccataataagttgggagatgtttggcccattcctcctgacagagctggtgtaactgagtcaggtttgtaggccttcttgctcacacatgctttttcagttctgtccacacattgtctatagggttgaggtcagggctttgtgatggccactccaataccttgactttgttgtccttgagccattttgccagaactttggaagtatgcttggggtcattgtctatttggaagacccatttgcaaccaagcttcaacttcctgactgatgtcttgagatgttgcttcaatatatccacatcattttccattcctcatgatgtcatctattttgtgaagtgcaccagtctctcctgcagcaaagcaccgccacGTGCACCCccggtgttcttcggcttgcaagcatcccccttttccctccaaacataatgatggtcattatggccaaacagttctatttttgtttcatcagaccagaggacatttctcaaaaaaatatgatctttgtccccatgtacagttgcaaaccgtagtctggctgctttttctatggcggttttgtagcagtgacttcttacttgctgagcggccttgAGGTTAAGTCAAtataggactccttttactgtggatatagatacttttgtacctgtttcctccagcatcttcacaaggtcctttgctgttgttctgggattgattggcacttttcgcaccaaagtacgttaatctctaggagacagaacgcgtctccttcctgagcggtatgacggctgcgtggtcccatggtatttacacttgtgtactattgtttgtacagatgaacgtggtaccttcaggcgtttggaaattgctcccaaggattaaccagatttatggaggtctacaattttttttctgaggtcttggctgatttttaaaatgtttcccatcgtgtcaagcaaagaggcattgagtttgaaggtaggccttgaaatacatccacacgtacacctccaattgactcaaatgatgtcaattagcctatcagaagcttcttaaaccatgacatcattttctggaatttttcaagctatttataggcacagtcaacttaatgcaTGCAAAACTTGGACTTACTGAAATTATATATAGGGAATTTTTATTGAAattatgtctgtaaacaattattagGAAAATTAcgtgtgtcatgtacaaagtagatgtactaaccgacttaccaaaattatagtttgttaacaagaaatttgtggagtggttgaaatacgagttttaatgaccccaccctaagtgtatgtaaacttctgacttcaactgtagctaaccaaccaggttcaatgtttgctagctaacattaggctataactagcaaagcaaatggctctgagaaacaaataatattactacacagatcatacatgtaacgttagctagctgacccaacaacagcagtcaagcagcaagctaactggctaacgttggatagcttgctagctacttccatacacaaatgagagaacagctcactgtcCATTTTACTTGCCCTATTGAAATGAATAcatgcatagtggagtcttttgttaataTTTCTGGCACAGGCGTTCCGCTAGCGATCCATCTCGACAATATCGGTGAAATTGCAGATTgtcaaattcaaaatacagaaatagtcataataaacattcataaaaaatgCAAGTGTTTTATACggcttaaagatgaacttcttgttaatccagccgctgtgtcagatttcaaaaaggctttacggcgaaagcataccatgcgattatctgaggacagcgcccctcATACAAAAGCATAAAAAGCATTTTCCAACCAAACAGATGCATCAAGAAAGTCAAAAATAGCGATCAAATAAATagcttacctttgaagatcttcatcttttTGTAATCCCAAAGGTCtcagttacacaatgaatggtaaTTTTGTTCTATAAAgttcttctttatatcccaaaaatgtctgtttatttggcgtgtttgattcagaaatacaccggttccacttggtccaaacatttcaaacaacatttctaatctaacctcaggtaccctaaaatgtaaataatcaatcaaatttaagacggaataaacTGTTTCCAATACCAGAGAAAAACAACACGGAGCGCGCTCTCATTCACTCACACCAAAACACTGGAGTCCACCTGAGTGACACTTAGAAAGAATACAACTACTTCTTAATTTTtcaaaaaataaaacattgaacaatttctaaagactgttgacatctagtggaagccatatgcaatctgcaatctgggtcctaataattgtcctcagggttttacctaccaaatcagttctgttatactcattgACATTACTTTAATagtttttagaaactttagagtgttttctatccaataccaccatgcatatgcatatcctagcttcagggcctgtttactttgggcacctcagtcatctgaaaactgccccctatccctaagaagATTTATGACATGTAGCTAGCAAAAAAtgtaaccataatcccaactcatgacattactaccctgcatgaatctgcaggtagcttatcaaccaggttcaatgttatctagctaacattaagctataactagcaaagcaaatggctctgaaatacaaataataagatcatacacttAACTTTTggtagcgagccagccagctaacattagatagctagctaacagtgcACTAacttgaaatggaattgactttctgtcaaaattagaaatgtgtatctgaaaatgtagctagctagactatatTATACATCATGGATGGACGCttctctctgtcacggatgccatggtttccCTAATTTGaagataaaatcaaatcaaaattgaTTGGTctcatacacgtggttagcagttattgcgagtgtag belongs to Oncorhynchus keta strain PuntledgeMale-10-30-2019 chromosome 9, Oket_V2, whole genome shotgun sequence and includes:
- the LOC118387974 gene encoding probable global transcription activator SNF2L2 isoform X2, whose product is MFYAGQTQTVCLNMARIAGNSWDSRTMSRMKIMQKNLMKRLAARRYAGLLILSPPAAAAAHPATTHSDPQSQTADCSQNGALEDMEEDISLKKRKGDHHGDKDSESRDSGQEAGGEKVKKRRGRPPAKKLPPNPPELTKQLNTLVDMVINYKDGLGRQISKGFVQLPSRKEVPEYYELIRKPVDFRRIRERVRNHKYRSVGDLEKDIILLCHNAQTFNLEGSQIFEDSIVLKSVFESARQRIVIDDEEKKDSTAICDDGGRDNHFGSSEVKTVTKQVKQRMKKEERSRKMKVKKTVYSDVDSDEDLEDNTAKDEG
- the LOC118387974 gene encoding probable global transcription activator SNF2L2 isoform X1, with the protein product MFYAGQTQTVCLNMARIAGNSWDSRTMSRMKIMQKNLMKRLAARRYAGLLILSPPAAAAAHPATTHSDPQSQTADCSQENGALEDMEEDISLKKRKGDHHGDKDSESRDSGQEAGGEKVKKRRGRPPAKKLPPNPPELTKQLNTLVDMVINYKDGLGRQISKGFVQLPSRKEVPEYYELIRKPVDFRRIRERVRNHKYRSVGDLEKDIILLCHNAQTFNLEGSQIFEDSIVLKSVFESARQRIVIDDEEKKDSTAICDDGGRDNHFGSSEVKTVTKQVKQRMKKEERSRKMKVKKTVYSDVDSDEDLEDNTAKDEG